The following are encoded together in the Flavobacterium sp. TR2 genome:
- the trxB gene encoding thioredoxin-disulfide reductase, protein MSNTIEKIKCLIIGSGPAGYTAAIYAARANMNPVLYQGMQPGGQLTTTNEVENFPGYVDGVTGPEMMIQLQEQAKRFGADIRDGWATKVDFSGDIHKVWINDTIELHCETVIISTGASAKYLGLPSEQHYLNMGGGVSACAVCDGFFYRNQDVVIVGAGDSACEEAHYLSKLCKKVTMLVRSDKFRASKIMEERVRKTENIEILMNHDTVEVLGDNNVVHAVKALNKTTGETIEIPATGFFVAIGHKPNTDIFKDYITLDETGYIINTPGTSKTNVEGVFVAGDAADHVYRQAITAAGTGCMAALDAERYLASKE, encoded by the coding sequence ATGTCAAATACAATCGAAAAAATTAAATGCCTTATTATAGGTTCTGGTCCTGCAGGTTATACTGCGGCAATTTATGCAGCCAGAGCTAACATGAATCCAGTACTATATCAAGGAATGCAGCCTGGCGGTCAATTGACTACGACAAATGAGGTTGAAAATTTTCCTGGTTATGTTGATGGAGTTACAGGACCAGAAATGATGATTCAGCTACAGGAACAAGCAAAACGTTTTGGTGCAGATATTCGTGATGGGTGGGCAACAAAAGTTGATTTTTCTGGAGATATTCATAAAGTTTGGATTAATGATACAATCGAATTGCATTGCGAAACTGTAATTATTTCGACAGGCGCTTCAGCTAAATATTTAGGATTGCCATCAGAACAGCACTATTTAAATATGGGTGGTGGAGTTTCTGCTTGTGCCGTTTGTGACGGATTCTTCTACAGAAACCAAGATGTTGTTATTGTTGGAGCGGGAGATTCTGCGTGCGAAGAAGCGCATTATTTATCTAAGCTTTGTAAAAAAGTGACGATGCTGGTGAGAAGCGATAAATTTAGAGCTTCTAAAATTATGGAAGAGCGTGTTCGTAAAACTGAAAATATTGAGATTTTAATGAATCACGATACTGTAGAAGTTTTGGGAGATAACAACGTGGTTCATGCTGTTAAAGCTTTAAACAAAACAACTGGCGAGACAATCGAAATTCCTGCAACTGGTTTCTTCGTTGCAATTGGGCACAAGCCAAATACAGATATTTTTAAAGATTACATTACGCTTGACGAAACGGGGTATATCATAAACACTCCAGGTACATCTAAAACAAATGTTGAAGGTGTTTTTGTAGCGGGCGATGCTGCAGATCATGTATATCGTCAGGCAATTACTGCTGCAGGTACAGGCTGTATGGCGGCATTGGATGCTGAAAGATATTTGGCTTCAAAGGAGTAA